From a region of the Alnus glutinosa chromosome 1, dhAlnGlut1.1, whole genome shotgun sequence genome:
- the LOC133871323 gene encoding ABSCISIC ACID-INSENSITIVE 5-like protein 2, whose translation MADRTMVFPNKVQGPQSSPLARQSSLYNLTFDEVQTQLGNVGKPLNCMNLDELLRNIIWVEEEGQIVPNPSSSSSSASFFLGNLNLNGTLSKKTVDEMWKDIVNEVDNRSMIQKKSTLGETTLEEFLVRAGVVNSRPIMGIDPMAVMVSQQTDSLQFQITAVQQEQQMAPLDSNFDFSDQSVYENRVVDIGYSDNQLGISMPMPAISSTSSGSQVVADRKRRRSDEMMEKTIERRQKRMIKNRESAARSRARKQAYTNELEHEVFHLRKTNSLLKMQKEMEMLLSSNPTPMPKYQLRRTSSGSF comes from the exons ATGGCTGATAGAACAATGGTGTTCCCAAATAAAGTTCAGGGCCCGCAATCGTCTCCTCTGGCCAGACAGAGCTCACTGTATAATCTCACATTTGATGAGGTCCAAACCCAATTGGGGAATGTAGGCAAACCTTTGAATTGTATGAATTTGGATGAGTTACTGAGGAATATCATATGGGTTGAAGAAGAAGGGCAGATAGTGCCaaacccttcttcttcctcatccTCTGCTTCATTCTTCCTTGGGAATCTTAATTTGAACGGAACTTTGAGTAAGAAGACGGTTGATGAGATGTGGAAGGACATTGTGAATGAGGTGGACAACCGGTCGATGATTCAGAAAAAATCAACTCTTGGAGAAACAACCCTCGAGGAGTTTTTAGTTCGCGCCGGTGTTGTTAATTCCCGGCCAATAATGGGAATTGATCCGATGGCCGTTATGGTGTCTCAGCAGACAGATTCGTTGCAGTTTCAAATCACAGCCGTCCAGCAGGAACAGCAGATGGCACCGCTCGATTCAAATTTCGATTTTTCTGATCAATCAGTGTACGAGAACCGAGTTGTGGATATTGGTTACTCCGACAACCAACTGGGTATATCAATGCCGATGCCGGCAATATCATCGACGTCTTCAGGTTCTCAGGTGGTGGCTGATAGGAAGCGCAGACGCTCTGATGAGATGATGGAGAAGACTATTGAGAGGAGGCAGAAGAGGATGATCAAGAACCGTGAGTCAGCTGCCAGGTCAAGGGCAAGGAAGCAG GCTTATACCAACGAGCTGGAGCATGAAGTGTTTCACCTAAGGAAAACAAATAGCTTGCTCAAAATGCAAAAG GAAATGGAGATGCTCTTATCTTCAAATCCAACTCCGATGCCCAAATACCAATTGCGACGGACCAGCTCGGGCTCCTTCTAG